The nucleotide window TCCCCTCCTGGAAGGTCTGGGGGGTGAGGTTGGGTCCCGCCATCTGGAGGCCGGCCGCCAGCATCAGGAGCTGGTGGTAGTTGTAGAAGGCGCCGAAGTACACGAACTTGTTGTTCTCGTAGTTGTAGGTCGGGTCGACCTCCATCAGCGCCCAGTGCCAGGGCATGTTCACCGGCGCGTTCCACTTGTTGTAGAAGTTCAGCCCGAACGCGTGGCGCCACTGGCCCGACGGCTGCGTGGCCGCCCAGAAGTCCTGGTCCTGGTACAGGAACGTGGAGACGATCCACTCCGGCTGGTAGCCCTGGCTCTCCGCCGCCGGCGTGAGCTGCTGCGTCGTGGACGTGTGGCACATGCAGATGAGAGTCGTCACGTCGGCCTGCGCCATGTCGATCATCGCGTTAGTCGCCTGCTGGGTGGTCGTCTCGTCGCGCTGGTTCACGCCGGCCTTGGTGAAGTTGACCTCCCGGTGCAGGATGTCGCGGATCCCGCAGGCGCCCAGCGCCCCCTTGAGCGCGGTCATGTCCGGAGACGCTGAGTTGGTGTAGGCGTTGGAGATGAGGCCGAACTTTCGCGGCAGCCCCTGCAGCGCCTCGCCGGCGTGGGTGGCGTTCTTGCCTGCAAGCTGCTTGCAGGTCAGCTCCGCGATGTGGCGGGACATTTTGTCCAGCGAAGGCAGGTAACCCCACTGGTAGGGGGCGAACTGCTCGAAGTGCGACTCGTAGCGCAGGTCCTGGTGGAACCCGATGCTGACGACCTTTCGCCGCGCCAGCTCGTCGTAGAAGAAGTAGCCGTTACCGCCCTGGTCGGAGTAGGACAGCGAGGCGAATACGTTCTTGGACGCCACGCGCTCGGCGCACGCCTTCATCTGGTTGGGGGTGTCGCCTCCGCAGCCGGTGCCCGGCACGATCACGAGTTGCCGGCCGTAGAACTCGAAGCGGCGGTTGAAAAACTGCAGCAGCCGCGGGGTTATCGTCCCGTGCTCTTCGGCCGGCATCGCCACCCGGATCTCGTTGGCCGTCACGCCGGGGGCGGTGGCCCCGCCGTTGTCGCCGTCGAAGTACGGGACGCACGGCGGCGACTGCGGGTCCTCGATCTGCCGGGGCGGGTTGCCGATGCACTGGCGCACGCGGTTCTGCTCGATCGCCTTGTTCTGGGCCTGGTTCTTCGGGTCGTCCGGGAAGCTGCCGTCGGGCAGGGGAGTGGGGCTCGGCGGCGCCGCTCCTCCGCCGGCCTCGCCATCTCCCGTACCGGTGTTGCTGACCTGGTTCTGGGGGGCATCACGCAGCGCCTGGACGGCCTCCGGGGCGTATTCCGCGGTCGGCGGCGGCGGGGGTTGGGACGGCTTGAGCGCCGCCATCATGAAGACCACGATCACCAGCGACAGCACACCGAACAGCGCGCCGGGGACCTTCTGTCGGCGGATCGCCTGGGGGTCGAGCGCAGCCATCGCCGGCGACGTCCTTTCGCGGGTGTCGGTGTATTGGTAACAGACGTCCGGGCCGCCTGCGGGAATCCGGAAGGATTTTGCGCCCGGACGGAGAACTCCTGGACGCTGCTGAATCGACAGGAGGACCAATGACGCTTCGTCGCACCCTGATCGCGCTGGTCGCCGCGGCCCTCATGGCCGTCCCGGCTGCGCCTGCTTTCGCGCACCACGACCCCGACGGCCGTCACGACGCGCAGGGCTGCTCCACGCACCCCAGCCGCGACGACCACCAGATCGTCTCCGGATGGACCGTCCACGCCGAGGACGGCCACGCAGGGATCCAGTGGACGGATGGCTACGTCACCGTGGACGCCTCGCCCGACAGTGGTGTGACCGTCACGGCCTTCGTCCCCTGGTGGGACCGCAGCGGCCCGACCCAGGGCCCGCACTGGGTGGACCTGAAGGTGACGGTCGGGCCGAACCCGAGCGCCTGCAACGAGACCCGCACCGTCAACTAATCAACGGCCACAGCCGCACGCTTTTCTCTCCGGTTGCGCCCGGTCCCCGAAAGGGGGCCGGGCGCTCCTGCTTCTGACGCCAGTACTTTGAGGCCATGCGGCCGATCGCGACGGACGGCACTCGGCGCCTGCCTGATCGGCGACCTCCGGAGGCCACATGACCACGGAAAGTTTGGTCGATCCGGGGCGTGTCCTCCCACTTCTAGGGCTGGACCCGTCCACATGCACGCTGGACAACCTCGTCCACAACCCAACGCTGACGCCGGCGATCTGGAAGGTGACTGCGGATGGGCGGCAGTTCGTAGTCAAGGCCCTCTCGTCAAGGCGCGCTGAGCCCAGGTCGGCCTGGGACGCGCACTGGTCGAGCAGGCTTCACGAGCCCGGGCATTGGAGCTACTGGGCGCGGGAGGGGCTGGCCTATACGAACGGCGTCGTCCGAGCCTTCGTTCCGGGAGGCATAGACGCACCGGATCTGCTCGCTTCGCAGCAGGAGGAGTCCCTGCTCCTGCTTCTCCTCGAGTTCGTCGAGGGACGGCCGGCGTCGACGTGGTCACTCGGGGACTACGCCGGCATGGCCGCCGCTCTCGGACGGGCGCAGGGTGAGTTCCTGACGGGACGACCGATCCCGTCGCACCCCTGGTTGAGCCGCCGGTTTATTCGCGAATACAGCTGCGAAAAGCCTGTGGACTGGTCGCTTTTGGACAGCGACGCCGCATGGAACCAGCCGCTCGTCCGCGACAACTTCCCGGCCGAACTGCGGGAGGCGGCGAAGCTGCTCCACTCGTGCAGCGAGCGCCTCTGCTCCCTGATGGAGGCGCTGCCGCGAACCCTCTGCCACCTCGACTTCTGGACCCCGAACCTCATCTGGAAGCCCGACGGGAGGATCGCCCTACTGGACTGGGCCTTCGTGGGTGAGGGCGCCATCGGCGAGGACATCGGGAACCTGGTCCCCGACGCCGCTTTCGATCACTTCGTCCCCGCGGCTGCCTTACCCGATCTGCACGAAACAGCTTTGGACGGCTACGTCCGAGGTTTGGCGCAGGCGGGATGGACCGGCGACCCGAGGCTTGCCGAGGTCGGCATGTGCGCATCGGCGGTCAAGTACGACTGGCTTACACCCTGGATGCTCGCCTCGGCCTCGGCCCAAACACAGCTCCGCTACGGAGGAACCGAGGAGATCGATGCGGTTTTCCGTTTCCGTGAGCGCGGCCTCGCTCTGCTTCAAAACGCACTGAACGCCCAGCGGGCACTGACGCTAGCGGCGGAGCTTGGCATTTGAACCAATCCCCGGCCTCCGCGGTCGAGTCGCCCCGACTGGGAGTAAGCTCTGGTGGCGCTGCCGGGCGCACCCGTCCGCGGGGAAGGGATCATCCCACCGGATGCACCACATGAAGTAGAGACGACGGACCTTCCAGCCCGATTCGCGGACGCGGGCAGACAGGAGGTTCGCCGTGTCAATGCTTCCCGATCGTCCCAGCCTCGAGCACCTGCGCAAGCAGGCCAAAGCGCTCCAGCGCGAACGGGGCACCGCCCTCAGCCAGGCGCAGCAGGAACTGGCGCGCGACTACGGCTTCGACAGCTGGCCCCGGCTGGTCCACCATGTGCGTGCCGCCGGCCTGGAGGGCATCGAGCAGGCGCTCTCGCTCGCCGACCCGGCGAAGCTGGAGGCGATACTCGAGTCCGATCCCGGCGCGGTGACGTCCGAAGTGGCCGGCCTTCAGCCACTGCTGTACCTGCTGCGCAACTCCACCGGCACGGGATCTGACATACGGACGTGCACCCGTTTGCTGCTGGATGCGGGGGCCGATCCCAACGCCCACACCGTCGAGGACGGCCACGGTCACGCCTGGGAGTTCTTCGCCCTGCGCAGCGCGGTCGACCGCAACGATGTGGAGCTGGCGAGGATGCTCATCGAGGCCGGAGCCAAGCGCGACCAGGACGCCATGTACCACGCGTGCGAGAGGTCCAACAACGCGATGCTCGACGTCCTGTGGGAGCCGGGGCTGGAGTACATGGTGGGCCACAAGCTGGACTTCGAGGACGTCCCGGGCCTCCAGTGGTTTCTGGACCACGGCGTGGACGTGAACAAGGATCTCTGCCTGCACCACGCCATCGCCCGGGGGCGAAGTCTCACGATCCTGAACATGCTGCTGGACGCCGGCGCGGACGTGAACGTGCCCTGGGACCGGTGGGACGTCGGCCGCAGGCCGCTGGCGCTCGCCGCTCGCAGCGGACACCTGGCCGCCTACGAGCTGCTTCTGGAACACGGCGCCACCGCCGAGCTGGACCCGGTCGACGAAGCGGTGCTGGCCGTGGCACGTGGAGAGTCGGTGCAGCTGCCCAAGGCGCCGCCCCCCGCCCTTGGCAACCCTGAGGGGGACGACTACGGCTGGATCCTCGGCCAGTTCGCGCTGCTGGACCGCGATGACGTTGTAAAGGCATTGCTCGACTCCGGGATGCACGTCGACACACGCGCGTGGAGCAACTTCACTCCGCTGGACCAGGCGGCAATGCACGGCCGCACCAGGACCGTGAAGCTGCTCATCGAACGGGGGGCCGATCTCACAGACTGCGCCTTCAACGAGGAGGGCCCGACTCCGCTGGACTGCGCGATCTGGGGCCTCCGCAACAACCGGGCCCTCGACGGCGACTACGTCGGCACCGTCGAAGCGCTGGCGGCCGCGGGTGCACCAACGCGGCACCAGCCACCGAGTCCCGACCCCAAGGTTGACGAGGTCCTGCGGCGGCACGGCATCTGGTGACGCAGGCCAAGGTCACTTGCAGATCGCCTGAGATGGCCCGCCCGAGTCACCGTCTGGGAACGCAGGCCTGGCTGCGGGCAGGGCTCTGACGGTGACGCTGAGGTGACGCGTCCCGGTTTACGCTGCTTGTAGCAGGGACCTAACCCAGACCACGGATCGACGGGGGCACATGGGATCCGTAGAAGCTCAACAGGTTCAGGCGCTCCAGCACGCTCGGAGCATGATCGAAGCGAGCCTCGACTCGCTGGTGTCCATCAGTCCCGACGGCAAGATCACGGACGTCAACGAGGCCACCATCAAGGTCACCGGGGTCTGCCGTGACGAACTCCTAGGAACCGACTTCTCTGACTACTTCACCGAGCCGGACAGGGCGCGGGAGGTGTACCAGCTGGTATTCGCCGAGGGAATGGCGGTCGACTATCCGCTGACGATGCGCCACACAGACGGGTCGGTCACCGACGTCTTGTACAACGCTTCCGTCTACCGCGACACGGAGGGCAATGTCCTCGGCGCCTTCGCTGCGGCCCGCGACATCACTGCGCTGAAGCACACGTTCGAGTCCGCTCGGAGCATGATCGAAGCGAGCCTCGATTCGCTGGTGTCCATCAGTCCGGAAGGCAAGATCACCGACGTCAACGAGGCTCTCATCAAGGTCACCGGCGTTCCTCGTGACGAGCTAATCGGATCGGACTTCTCGGAGTCCTTCACCGACCCTGGCAAGGCCAAGGCCATCTACCAGCTCGTTTTCGCCGAAGGAATGGCTGTCGACTACCCACTGACGATCCGCCACCGCGACGGGTCGCTCACCGACGTCTTGTACAACGCGTCGGTGTACCGGGACACTCAGGGCAACGTGCTGGGAGCCTTCGCCGCGGCTCGCGACGTCACGGCCCAGATGCGCGATCAGGCCAAGCTGGCCGAAGAGCAGGCCAAACAGCTCGAGTGGATGGCGGAACTCGAGCGATTTCAGCGTCTGACCGTCGGCCGTGAGCTCAAGATGATCGAGCTGAAGAAGGAGATCGAGGAGCTAAAGGCACGCCTCCTCGAGGCAGGCGAGCCCGATGCGCATCGCTGAGAAGCGGTCCCCCGAGGTCGATGCCGCTACTTACGCACGAGCAATCCTCAACATCCTCGACGACTTTGGCGAGGAGCGGGCGCGTCAGAGCGACACCCAGCGAGCGCTGCTCAACATCCTCGAGGACAACGACGCCGACCGGACCCACCTTGAGTCGACACAACGGGCGATTCTCAACGTCTTGGACGACGTCGACGTTGAACGAAAGAGAGTCGAGGGAGCCAACGTGGACCTGAAGGTCGTCAATGAGGCGATGCGTGACTTCACCGCCGTCGCCGCCCACAGTCTCCGCTCGCCCCTTGCGTCGATCGTCGGATTTTCCGCGGTCCTTGAGCAGAAGTGGTCGTCGCTCACGGAGGACGACCGACGGACCGCTACTGCGTCGATCTCGCGTCAATCCAGAAATCTGGCCCTGCTAGTAGACGACATCCTGATGCTGTCAAACATCGAGGGCGGCACGCTCGAGACTCGTTCCGCGGCGATCCTCCTCGAGGAGGCGATCCGTCGGTGCCTGAAAGCGCGAGGCCCGGCAGCGTCAAGTGTGTCCGTGTCGTGCGCGCCGGATCTCACCGTCCTTATGGATCCTCATCACTTGCAGCGGATCCTGGACGGCTGTGTGAGCAACGCCTTGAAGTACGGTCAGCCGCCGGTGCGAATCCGAGCAGTGCCCGTGGGCAGCGAGGTCGAGGTGCGGGTTCTCGACGATGGGCCAGGTGTTGCGCCGGAGTTCATTCCCCGGCTGTTCGGAAAGTTCGGCAGAGCCGACACCGTCGGTACGCGGGCCGAGAAAGGCACCGGCCTCGGTCTCTCGATCGTGCGCGGCCTGGCAAGAGCGAACGGGGGCGACGCCAGCTACGAGCCGAACGTCCCGCGGGGCGCCTGCTTCGTGCTTCGCCTGCGTGCGGCGGAGTCGGCCGTATGAAGGTTTTCGTGGTTGTCGAGGACGACACCGATCTTCAGTCCCTCATCCGAATGGTCTTTTCCGAGGACCCGCGCTTCACCGTAGGTGGGGCTGCGACCTCGGCAGAGGAAGGCATCGAGATGGCGCGATCGGCGGAAGCCGGAGTCATCGTCCTCGACAACGGGTTGATCGGAAAGCTGACCGGCATCGAGGCGGCGCCTCAATTCAAGGAGGTGGCGCCACTGGCGAAGATCATCCTCTTCACCGCCCGTGCCGAGCTCCAGGCGCAGGCCGAGGAGGAGCCCGCGATCGATGCGTTCCTGCTCAAGACAGACATATTCGAGCTCCTGTCGCTCGCTCAGCAGCTAACCGGTCTTGGACCACACGCGAGCACGTGATGACAGGGGGCAGTGGAAGCCTGTGACATCCGACGGTCAATTGTCTTAGTCACGGGTCTGTCGGCCATCGGCCTCACGAGCGACTATCGGCTGCGCGGCGGATGGAGTCTCTCCACCGGACCGCAGCTGTCCTTGGGTCGTCGGCGTACATGATCGCGCCGGCCACGACGATCAGGCACGAGGCTGGATCCCCGGTGAACGAGGACCGCACCGCCGCCTCCACGTCCCCCGACTGTCTGCCAATGCCGGGCATCAGAAATGGCAGGCCCGGGAAGCGTTCCCGCACCATCGCTGCTTCCTTGGGGGCCGTCGCTCCCATGACCACCCCAGCTGTGCTGCTCTTGTCGCAGCGGACCGCTAGATCGGCCACGGCCATGAACAGTGGTTGGCCGTCCGCTTGGCGGTGTTGAAGATCTGTCCGCCCCGGGTTAGATGTGTGGGCCACTACGTACACGCCGCGCCCCTCGTAGCTCAGGAAGGTGTCCAGCGAGTCGGCGCCGTGGTAGGCGTGGACGGTCGCTGCGTCAAAGGCCATCTCGTTGAAAACGGCGTGCGCGTAAGCCGCCATGGTGTTTGGGACGTCGGCTCGCTTGCAGTCCAGCAACACGGGGATGTCGGGGGGAATGGTCTCTCGAACAGAAGCCAGGCCAATCCAGCCCCTTGGACCGTACTGCTCCCAGAACGCCGCGTTGGGCTTAAAGCAACAGGCGATGTCAGAGGTTGCCTCCACGACGCGGCGACAGAACGAGACTGCGCCGTCCAGTCCCCCCTCAATCACACTCCGGTCTGGATCCAGCCCGACACAAAGAAGCGACTCTCTGTCGGTGGAGGCGGTGCGGAGCCGATCGAAGTAGTTGGTCATCGCGAGAACGATGCCACTTGGGTGGCCGCGGGACCAACTCATGTGTCCAACGAGTTCTGAGGGACCATGAACCGGTGACCAGACACCGGTTCCACGGCGACCCCGTGAGGTTCGACGTGGTCGCGTCCTTCGTCGCCGAACGATATGGACGATCGGTCAAACACGTCGCCGACGTCGCGGGTGGACAGGGCATGCTCACGCGGGTCCTACGCAAGAAGTACGGCTACGAGGCCGAGGTCGTGGATCCGCGAGGGTGGACGCTGCGGGGGGTCGCGTCCCACGAGACGGAGTTTGACGCCGAGGCCACGTCCTTCTTCGACCTCATCATCGGCCTGCACCCCGACGAGGCGACCAGAGCCGTGGCGGAGGCAGCCGTCGTCCGGCCTGTGGTGCTGGTCCCCTGCTGCAACTTCTGGGACCGCTCCCAGCGCCTCGGGACGAAGCCTCTGGTCGAGGCCATCGGCCGCTACTACGACGAAGCCGGCGTGTCCCACGAGGTGATCGAGCTCGACTTCCGGGGGCCGAAGAACCTCGCGCTGGTGTCGTCGCCCCCGTAGCGACTCGCGGTCGTGCATCTTGGGGTGGGGCGCGGAGAGAAGCGAGTGACTCGCGCGGCCTCGCGGCCGCCTCCGCGCCCCACCTGGCACCATGTTTTTTAGGTGGCGGGCCTTCGGACCGGGCAACCCAGGCGTCCTGCTGGTCACGGTCCAGTGTCCCCGGTCGGCGGGGTCCCGGGCCTATGACGTACAACAAGAGCCGTGAAGATCCGCAGCGTGCTCACAGCGGTCATCGAGGCCAACTACGACTGGACCCTCGTCCGGGTAATCACGGACGAGGGAGTCGAGGGCGTCGGGGAGTGCTTCTGCGCCCCCGGACTCACCGCGACCATCCGCGATCTCTCCGTGCTCGTGGAGGGCGAGGACGCCCGCAACGTCGAGGCGATCACCCGCAAGCTGCGCCTGGCCACGGCCCACGCGGCCTCCGGGGGCGGGACGGTCCACCATGCGATCTCCGGCATCGAGGCCGCGCTGTGGGACCTCAACGCCCGCGCGCTGGGGGTCCCGCTGTGGCGGCTTTTCGGAGGCAAGTTCCGGGACCGCGTCCGGATCTACGCCGACTGCCACGCGGGTGAGGCGCTCGAGTCCTACTCGTCGGTGCTGGTGTCCCGGACTCCGTCCTGGGCCTCCCTGGACCCCGACGAGGCGCAGGAGGTCCACTGGGCCCCCGCCGAGCGCGAGGGCGTCTACACGCCGGAGTCCTACGCGCAGCGCGCCAAGCAGATGGTCGGACGGGGCTTCACCGCCCTGAAGTTCGACCTGGACCTTCCGCTTCTGCCGGACGAGGACCTGCACGCCCGGACGATCTCGCCGCGGCAGCTGGAGCGGCAGGTGTCGCTGGCGGACGCCGCGTGTGAGGCAGCCGGACCGGACGTCGAGGTGGCCTTCGACTGCCACTGGCGCTACGCGCCGTCCGATGCGCTCAAGCTCGCGCAGGCACTGGAGTACCTTCCCGTGCTGTGGCTGGAGGACCCGACGCCGCCGGAGGACGTGGACGCGCTGGGGTGGGTGACGTCGGGGACGTCCACGCGCATCGCCACCGGCGAGAACCAGTACCTGCTGCACGGCTTTACGCGGATGATCGAATCGGGAGCGGTGAACGTGGTGGCGCCGGACGTCCAGAAGGTCGGGGGCCTGGCCGAGACGCGGCGCATCGCCGCGCTGGCCGACACCAGGTACCTGCCCATGGCCCCCCACAACATCGCCGGCCCGGTCGGGACCATGGCGTCGGTGCACGTGTGCGCGTCGATTCCGAACTTCCTGGCGCTGGAGTGGCATGCGGCCAGCGTCCCGTTCTTCGACGAGCTGGTGACGGGGCACGCGAGGGCGCTGATCCGCGACGGGTGGATCGAGGTTCCTGACGCACCCGGCATCGGCGTCGAGCTGGACCTGGAGGCGTGCCGCCGCTACGCGCGGCGCGGCGAGCCGTTCTTCGAGTAGCGGTGGACGAGCTTCTGTCGCCGGAGACGGTGGCTGCCTACCTGGCCTCCCGAGGGCTGCTCCCGGCTGGGGAGCCGGTCGAGGCCAAAGAGTTGTCCGGCGGCATCTCCAACGTCGTGCTGGGTGTGGAGGCGCGCGACTTCCGGGCCGTGGTCAAGCAGGCCCTGCCGAAGCTGCGTGTGGCCGACGATTGGCCCGCGAAGCGCGAGCGGGCGACCACGGAGGCCGAGGTCCTGAAGCTGTGCGGGCAACTGACTCCGGGCCGCGTCCCGGCCGTGCTCGACTCCGACCCGGCGTCGTTTGCGCTGACCACGGCCTTTGCGCCGGACGACTGGACGAACTGGAAGTCCAGCCTCCTGAGCGGAAACGTCGATCCGGCCGTGGCGGCGGCGCTCGGAGAGACTCTCGTGGAGTGGCACCTGCGGACTGACGGCACGGCCGGAGCGTTCGACGACCAGGAGGCCTTCGAGCAGCTGCGCGTCGATCCCTACTACCGGACGGTGATGCGCCGACGCCCCGACGTGGCGGACCTGGTGGAGCCGTACGTCGCACGGATGACGGCCACGCGGCAGTGCCTTGTCCACGGCGACTTCTCCCCGAAGAATGTGCTAGTCGGCGACGACGGGCTGTGGGTGGTGGACTTCGAGGTCGCGCACCTCGGCGACCCGGCCTTCGACCTGGCTTTCATGACAAACCACCTGATGCTCAAGTCGATTCACCGTCCGGAGGCCTCGCAGTCTTTCTTCGACTGCGCGTCGTCGTTCTGGGACGCGTACTCACGGCGCAGTCCGATCGATGGGTCCTACGTGCTCGGCCACGTCGGATGTCTGATGACGGCCAGGGTGGACGGCAAGTCCCCGGCCGAATACCTCACCGACGGCGGGCGCGAGACCGCGCGTGCCGTGGGCAAGCGTTTGCTCCAGGACCCTCCGGGCGAAATCGAGGGGGCATGGGCACGACTGGTCTGATCGAGCGCGTCTTCGCCTGGGAGGCGCTGGACTCCCGCGGCACCCCCACCGTCGCATGCGAGGTGTCCCTGAGCTCCGGCGCGACGGGGACGGTCATCGTCCCCTCCGGCGCCAGCACCGGACGCCACGAGGCGCACGAGCTGCGCGACGGCGGACAGCGCTACGGGGGCCGGGGAGTGCAGCAGGCAGTACGCAACGTCAACGACGTCCTCGGCCCGGCCGTCAAGGGGCACGATGCCGGCGACCAGCGGGGACTGGACGGGCTGCTGAGGGAGGCCGACGGCACTGCCAACCTGTCGGCGCTCGGGGCCAACGCGGTGCTGGCCGTGTCGCTGGCGGCTCTAATCGCGCGGGCCCACCACGAGTCCACGGACGTCTGGCGGCTGCTCCTGGACGGCCGGGACCCGCTGATGCCCCTGCCGATGGTCAACATCGTGTCCGGTGGCGCCCACGCGGGGGGAGCGGTGGACATCCAGGACGTGCTGGTCGTCCCGGTGGGGGCGTCGTCGTTCGCGGAGGCGATCGAGTGGTCGTGGAGAGTCCGGCTCGCAACCGCGCAGGCCTGCGAGGCGCGCCGGCTCCCGGCGACGCTGGCCGCCGACGAAGGCGGGCTCGGCCCCCGTCTGGACTCCAACCGCCAGGCCTTGGAGCTGGTGGCCGAAGGGCTGGAGAGGTCCGGACTTCAACCCGGCTCCGACGTGGCGATCGCCGTCGACGTCGCAGCGACGCAGCTGTGGCGGGACGGAAGCTACCGGCTGGAGGCCGAGGGACGCACCGTGGACGCGTCCGGGCTGCTCGCCGAGATCGAGTCGTGGTGCGACACCTGGCCGGTGGTGTCGGTCGAGGACCCGGTCGCCGACGACGACTGGGACGGGTGGTCGGAAGCGTCGCGCAGGCTCGGCCCCCGCGTTCAGCTGCTGGGCGACGACCTGTTCGCCACCAACGCCGGCAGGCTGAGCCGGGGAGCGGCGGACGGTATCGCGAACGCGGTTCTCATCAAGCCCAACCAGAACGGGACCGTCACCGGGACCAGCGATGTGCTCGAGCAGGCCCGGACGGCCGGTTACGCGACGGTGGTGTCCGCGCGTTCGGGGGAGACCGAGGACTCGTGGCTGTCGGACCTGGCCGTGGGGTGGCGGGCCGGACAGATAAAGGTGGGGTCCACCACCCGCTCGGAGCGGACCGCGAAGTGGAACAGGCTTCTTCGCATCGAGGCGGAGCCGGGCGGTGTTGCGTTCGCCGGCCGGCAGGCACTGGGGGGAAGTCATGTCGATGTCTGAGCTCGCGCGGTTCGCCGGAATGACCGCCGTCGTCACGGGGGCCGGGTCCGGGATCGGCATCGAGATGTCCCGTCTCCTGCTGGAGGAGGGAGCGACGGTTTTCGCCGCGGACGTGGACCCGTCCGGGGCCCCCGAGGGCTCGACCCAGGCCACGGTGGACGTGTCCGACGAGGTCCAGGTGCAGAGGCTCGTCGACTCGGCCGCCACCGCCACGGGGCGCCTGGACCTGATCTTCAACAACGCCGGAATCGGCTCGACCGCGGGCCCATTGGAGTGCACGGTGGAGGAGTGGGACCGGCTGTTTGCGGTGAACTGCCGGGGGGTCTTCCTCGGGACGAAGCACGCGCTGCGTCACATGCTGCCGGCCGGCAGAGGATGCATCGTCAACACGGCGTCCGTGGCGGGTCTGATCGGGCTCAAGGACCGCGCCGCGTACTGCGCGACCAAAGGCGCGGTCATCGCGTTCACAAAGCAGGTCGCCATCCAGTACGCGGGGACGGGGGTCCGGTGCAACTGCGTGTGTCCCGGCACGGTGGACTCGCCGTGGGTAGGTCGTCTGCTGGAGCAGTCCGGGGACGCGGAGGGGGCCCGGGCGGCTCTGGTCGCAAGGCAGCCGCTGGGCCGTCTCGGCCTGCCGGTGGAGGTCGCCAAGGCGGCGCTGTACCTGGCCTCCGACGACGCTGCGTTTGTCACCGGGGAGTCCCTGGTGATCGACGGCGGTATCTACGCGGGCTGAGGTCCTCCCGGATCCCACGACCGGGAGGCGAGAGTCCCCCGGGGGTCGTGCTACAA belongs to Actinomycetota bacterium and includes:
- a CDS encoding mandelate racemase/muconate lactonizing enzyme family protein; the protein is MKIRSVLTAVIEANYDWTLVRVITDEGVEGVGECFCAPGLTATIRDLSVLVEGEDARNVEAITRKLRLATAHAASGGGTVHHAISGIEAALWDLNARALGVPLWRLFGGKFRDRVRIYADCHAGEALESYSSVLVSRTPSWASLDPDEAQEVHWAPAEREGVYTPESYAQRAKQMVGRGFTALKFDLDLPLLPDEDLHARTISPRQLERQVSLADAACEAAGPDVEVAFDCHWRYAPSDALKLAQALEYLPVLWLEDPTPPEDVDALGWVTSGTSTRIATGENQYLLHGFTRMIESGAVNVVAPDVQKVGGLAETRRIAALADTRYLPMAPHNIAGPVGTMASVHVCASIPNFLALEWHAASVPFFDELVTGHARALIRDGWIEVPDAPGIGVELDLEACRRYARRGEPFFE
- a CDS encoding phosphotransferase is translated as MTTESLVDPGRVLPLLGLDPSTCTLDNLVHNPTLTPAIWKVTADGRQFVVKALSSRRAEPRSAWDAHWSSRLHEPGHWSYWAREGLAYTNGVVRAFVPGGIDAPDLLASQQEESLLLLLLEFVEGRPASTWSLGDYAGMAAALGRAQGEFLTGRPIPSHPWLSRRFIREYSCEKPVDWSLLDSDAAWNQPLVRDNFPAELREAAKLLHSCSERLCSLMEALPRTLCHLDFWTPNLIWKPDGRIALLDWAFVGEGAIGEDIGNLVPDAAFDHFVPAAALPDLHETALDGYVRGLAQAGWTGDPRLAEVGMCASAVKYDWLTPWMLASASAQTQLRYGGTEEIDAVFRFRERGLALLQNALNAQRALTLAAELGI
- the pyrF gene encoding orotidine-5'-phosphate decarboxylase, whose amino-acid sequence is MSWSRGHPSGIVLAMTNYFDRLRTASTDRESLLCVGLDPDRSVIEGGLDGAVSFCRRVVEATSDIACCFKPNAAFWEQYGPRGWIGLASVRETIPPDIPVLLDCKRADVPNTMAAYAHAVFNEMAFDAATVHAYHGADSLDTFLSYEGRGVYVVAHTSNPGRTDLQHRQADGQPLFMAVADLAVRCDKSSTAGVVMGATAPKEAAMVRERFPGLPFLMPGIGRQSGDVEAAVRSSFTGDPASCLIVVAGAIMYADDPRTAAVRWRDSIRRAADSRS
- a CDS encoding phosphotransferase, which encodes MDELLSPETVAAYLASRGLLPAGEPVEAKELSGGISNVVLGVEARDFRAVVKQALPKLRVADDWPAKRERATTEAEVLKLCGQLTPGRVPAVLDSDPASFALTTAFAPDDWTNWKSSLLSGNVDPAVAAALGETLVEWHLRTDGTAGAFDDQEAFEQLRVDPYYRTVMRRRPDVADLVEPYVARMTATRQCLVHGDFSPKNVLVGDDGLWVVDFEVAHLGDPAFDLAFMTNHLMLKSIHRPEASQSFFDCASSFWDAYSRRSPIDGSYVLGHVGCLMTARVDGKSPAEYLTDGGRETARAVGKRLLQDPPGEIEGAWARLV
- a CDS encoding HAMP domain-containing sensor histidine kinase, which codes for MRIAEKRSPEVDAATYARAILNILDDFGEERARQSDTQRALLNILEDNDADRTHLESTQRAILNVLDDVDVERKRVEGANVDLKVVNEAMRDFTAVAAHSLRSPLASIVGFSAVLEQKWSSLTEDDRRTATASISRQSRNLALLVDDILMLSNIEGGTLETRSAAILLEEAIRRCLKARGPAASSVSVSCAPDLTVLMDPHHLQRILDGCVSNALKYGQPPVRIRAVPVGSEVEVRVLDDGPGVAPEFIPRLFGKFGRADTVGTRAEKGTGLGLSIVRGLARANGGDASYEPNVPRGACFVLRLRAAESAV
- a CDS encoding PAS domain-containing protein, producing the protein MGSVEAQQVQALQHARSMIEASLDSLVSISPDGKITDVNEATIKVTGVCRDELLGTDFSDYFTEPDRAREVYQLVFAEGMAVDYPLTMRHTDGSVTDVLYNASVYRDTEGNVLGAFAAARDITALKHTFESARSMIEASLDSLVSISPEGKITDVNEALIKVTGVPRDELIGSDFSESFTDPGKAKAIYQLVFAEGMAVDYPLTIRHRDGSLTDVLYNASVYRDTQGNVLGAFAAARDVTAQMRDQAKLAEEQAKQLEWMAELERFQRLTVGRELKMIELKKEIEELKARLLEAGEPDAHR
- a CDS encoding ankyrin repeat domain-containing protein, giving the protein MLPDRPSLEHLRKQAKALQRERGTALSQAQQELARDYGFDSWPRLVHHVRAAGLEGIEQALSLADPAKLEAILESDPGAVTSEVAGLQPLLYLLRNSTGTGSDIRTCTRLLLDAGADPNAHTVEDGHGHAWEFFALRSAVDRNDVELARMLIEAGAKRDQDAMYHACERSNNAMLDVLWEPGLEYMVGHKLDFEDVPGLQWFLDHGVDVNKDLCLHHAIARGRSLTILNMLLDAGADVNVPWDRWDVGRRPLALAARSGHLAAYELLLEHGATAELDPVDEAVLAVARGESVQLPKAPPPALGNPEGDDYGWILGQFALLDRDDVVKALLDSGMHVDTRAWSNFTPLDQAAMHGRTRTVKLLIERGADLTDCAFNEEGPTPLDCAIWGLRNNRALDGDYVGTVEALAAAGAPTRHQPPSPDPKVDEVLRRHGIW
- a CDS encoding response regulator → MKVFVVVEDDTDLQSLIRMVFSEDPRFTVGGAATSAEEGIEMARSAEAGVIVLDNGLIGKLTGIEAAPQFKEVAPLAKIILFTARAELQAQAEEEPAIDAFLLKTDIFELLSLAQQLTGLGPHAST